Genomic segment of Kibdelosporangium phytohabitans:
ACGGTGTGGCCGTTCGCGGCCAGCTCGTCCCAGATCATGGTTCGCCTCTCAGCCGATCACCGGGAACCGCCGGTGCGCGGCCAGTCCGGTCAGTGTGTCCTGCATCCGCCCCGTGATCTCGTGGTAGGCGGCGTCGAGATCGTCGCCGACGGTCATCGGCGGCAGCAGCTGGATGACGATCTTGGACGGCAGCGGGATGTGCCCGAAGAAATCCCCCACGTTCAGGCCCCACGGCAGTGCGATCGACAGCGGCAGTTCACGGACGCCGAACAGCCGGTCCAGCCGCAGTGCCCGCGCCAGCGTCTCACCGCGAGTGAGGAACAGCGCGGTTTCCTGCCCGCCGATGGCGACCGCGGGCACGACCGGGACGTTGTGGTCACGCGCGAGCCTGGCCCAGCCGAGCCTGCCGCCGAGATCGATGCGATGCCGCTGCCAGCTCGGCCGGTGGACCTCGTTGTTGCCGGGGTAGACCAGTACGACACCGTCGCGGTCGAACGCGGCCTTGGCGTGCTGCGGGCTCGGGCTGATGGCGCCGAACTTGCGGAAGAACGACGAGCGGGTCGACGTGGGCCCGATGTCGTCGGTCAGCGCGTACGACGGCCGTTCAGCGCCGGTGTACTCGTTGTAGGCCAATGCGAGGATCACCGAGTCCGGCGTGAGGTTGCCGCCGGAGTGGTTGCCCACCACCAGCGCGGGACCGTCCGGGATCAGGTCCAGCCCGCGCACCTCCGCCCGGAACCACCGCCGCACCAACGGCCACGTGTCGGCCAGGCGCCTGCGGATGAACTCCGGATCACGCTCGTCCAACGCTGCTTCGACATCCCCCACGGGTCGCAGTCTAGCGCCGGATCGATCATGAAGGCGGGGTTTCGGCCGAGGTCGCGGGATGCCCGCTGCACGGCGGAGCGGGCATCCCTCCTGGCGCGCCTCGGCGTCAGAACCAGCGCTGGTTGGTGATGGCCTGGCAGGTCCATTGCACCGCGTGCGCACCCCCTGGACGGCGCGTCGATCGGTGACGTGGCCGTCACGACACAACCCCCGCCCACGCCGGGGTTCTGCTGCCCGCCATCACGGCCTGGTACGGGATCACCCCGCGAGAACGATCGGTGATCGGGCTCGCTCGAAGGGATCCCGGCCAAACAGATCGCCACCCGGCTCAGCCTGTCCGTGCACACGGTCAACGACCACTTCAAAGCGATCTACCGCAAACCAGGGTCACCAGCCGCGACGAACTCGTCACGGGCCTGTCGCACTGAACCAGCCTCCGCGCACCAGGGTTTCGCTAGATCAGCCGTCGCCGCGACGCCCACGCTCCGGCGGCGAGCACACCGGCGCTGAGCAGGATGTACAGCCCGAACTCGATGAACTGGAACTGCCAGAACCGGTCAGCCGGGTGGTAGCGGACGAACTCCTCCGCGGCACCTTGGCCCTGTGCGCACTCGACGAATGCCCGGCCTGCCAGTGCGCACTTGTCGATGTCGAGTTCGATCGGCCGGCCGGACGCGTCGAGATAGCCGTAGCTCAGTGACCACGAGCCGTCGGGCACCCTCATGCTGGTGCGCGTTTCGATCGGTACGTGCATGGTCATGGGTTCGGCGAAGTGCGGCCGCACGGCGTTGCCGATCACGACGATGAACACGGCGCACACCGCCAGCGTGAGCACCATGGCGGCCAGGGTGTTGCGCAGCATCAGTCCCGCGGTGGCGCCGACGGCGAACGCCAGCAACGCGTAGACGCCGACGGTCAGCCCTTGGACCTCGAAGATCGGCGGTTCCATCCGGGCCGACCGGTAGTTCAACGGCGCCAACGCCCACGCCGTCACCAGGCCGAGGGTGAACATCGCCAGGGCCAGCGATCCGCCTGCCATCGCCAGTTTCGTGACCAGCCACCGGGTCCGGCTCACCGACTGGGTCAGCCCGAACACGTGCGTGCCGTGCTCGACCTCCCTGGCGATCAGCGGTGCCCCGACGAACATGCCGATCAGCGAGGGCAGCAGCAGCATCAGGAGCTGGAAGTACTGCAGGAACATTCCGTAGCGGTCATTGACTTTCGCCGTGTCGGGCAGCAGGGACACCGCGTCCGACCGGATGTACACCAGCACTGCCGAGAGCACTGCGACGATGCCGAACACCGCGCGGATCTGTGCGCGCTGCTGGCGCCAGGTCACCCAGATCACGCCGCCTCCTTCGCGGAACGCAGGTACGCCAGCGTGAGCTCTTCCAGCGTCGGCTCGTGCAGGTCCCACCCGTCGGCGACCGTGGTCGTCCTGGCGAGCAGGGTGGTCTGCCGTTGGGTGGTCCTGCTGTCGACAACGGACACATCCGGCACGGCCAGTTCCTTGGACCCGATCAGCACCCGGTGCTCCGACAGCAGGTCGTCGACGTCGCCGATCAGCCGGATCCGGCCGCCGGCCAGCAGCACCAGGTAGTCGCAGACGCCTTCGAGGTCGGCGAGCACGTGTGACGACAGCAGCACCGTCATCCCGGTGTCCGCCACCTCCGCCAGCAGTGCGTGCATGACGTCCTTGCGCGCCAACGGGTCCAAGTCGGACAGTGGCTCGTCGAGCAGGATCAGCTTCGGCCTGCGTCCCAACGCGACCGCCAGGGCGACCCGGGTGCGTTGCCCGCCGGACAAGGTGCGGATCCTCGCGTCGAACGGCACCCCGGCCTCCTTGACCAGCCGGGTGGCGTAGTCGTTGTCCCACTCGGCGTTCATCGACGCGCCCGCACGCAGCATCTCCGCGACGGTGAAGCCCTTGTACAGCGGCTTGTCCTGGCCGAGGAACGCCACGGTGTCGCGTACGCGCACGTGGCCCGCGGTCGGCGGGATCAACCCGACGGCCAGCCGCATCAGCGTGCTCTTGCCCGCGCCGTTCGGTCCGACCAGCGCCGCGATCCGGCCCTCCGGCAGCTCGAAGCTGCAGTCCCGCAAGGCCCAGCCCCGGCGGTACTTCTTGCCGAGGTCCACCGCTTCCAGTTCAGCGGTCACATGTCCCCCTTGTAGTTCTCGTCCAGCGCGGCCTTCACCAGCGCTTCCACGTCCTCCCGCGCCAGACCCGCCTGCCGCGCCCGGCTCACCCACCCGGTGAGCTCGTCCCGCAGCGGCCCTTCGGCGACCACGCTCGGTATCGCCAGCGAGCGGGACACGAACGTGCCCATCCCCCGCTTGCCCTCGACCAGGCCCTCGCGTTCCAGCTCGCGGTAGGCCTTGAGCACGGTGTTCGGGTTGATCGCGGTGGCCGCCACCACTTCCTTGGCGGTGGGCAGCCGATCCCCCGGCCGCAGGATTCCCAGGCGCAGCGCGTGCTTGGTCTGGTCGACGATCTGCTGGTAGGTGGCCGTACCGGAGCGGCGGTCGATCCGGAACTCGATCACCCAACACCCTTTCACTAATTAACTAGTGAAAGCATGCCACAACGGTCCGGCCGGGGTCAACGGGGGTGATGAGCACTGTGCAGAATGGGCGCATGAGCAAAGTCAAGCTGCACACGTCGCACGGCCCGATCGTCCTCGAGCTCGACGCGGCCAAGGCCCCCGAGAGCGTGGCGAACTTCCTGCAGTACGTGAACAGCGGGCACTACGACGGCACGATCTTCCACCGCGTCATCAAGACCTTCATGATCCAGGGCGGCGGCTTCGAGCCGGGTCTGCGCCAGAAGCCGACCGGCACGCCGATCAAGAACGAGGCCCAGAACGGCCTCAAGAACGATCACTACACCGTGGCGATGGCCCGTACCTCGGACCCACACTCGGCCACCGCGCAGTTCTTCATCAACACCTCGACCAACGACTTCCTCAACCACACCGCGCCCGCCGGCCAGGGCTGGGGCTACGCGGTGTTCGGCAAGGTCGTCGAGGGCACCGAGACCGTCGACGCCATCGCGGCCGTTCAGACGGGCAACGCGAGTGGCCACCAGGACGTGCCGACGCAGGACGTGGTGATCGAGAAGGCCGAGGTCGTCGACTGAGTCGACCGACACGCCCGACCCACCCGACTCGTTCGGGTGACGGAGCCGGGCAGG
This window contains:
- a CDS encoding ABC transporter permease, whose translation is MIWVTWRQQRAQIRAVFGIVAVLSAVLVYIRSDAVSLLPDTAKVNDRYGMFLQYFQLLMLLLPSLIGMFVGAPLIAREVEHGTHVFGLTQSVSRTRWLVTKLAMAGGSLALAMFTLGLVTAWALAPLNYRSARMEPPIFEVQGLTVGVYALLAFAVGATAGLMLRNTLAAMVLTLAVCAVFIVVIGNAVRPHFAEPMTMHVPIETRTSMRVPDGSWSLSYGYLDASGRPIELDIDKCALAGRAFVECAQGQGAAEEFVRYHPADRFWQFQFIEFGLYILLSAGVLAAGAWASRRRLI
- a CDS encoding peptidylprolyl isomerase yields the protein MSKVKLHTSHGPIVLELDAAKAPESVANFLQYVNSGHYDGTIFHRVIKTFMIQGGGFEPGLRQKPTGTPIKNEAQNGLKNDHYTVAMARTSDPHSATAQFFINTSTNDFLNHTAPAGQGWGYAVFGKVVEGTETVDAIAAVQTGNASGHQDVPTQDVVIEKAEVVD
- a CDS encoding 1-acyl-sn-glycerol-3-phosphate acyltransferase: MGDVEAALDERDPEFIRRRLADTWPLVRRWFRAEVRGLDLIPDGPALVVGNHSGGNLTPDSVILALAYNEYTGAERPSYALTDDIGPTSTRSSFFRKFGAISPSPQHAKAAFDRDGVVLVYPGNNEVHRPSWQRHRIDLGGRLGWARLARDHNVPVVPAVAIGGQETALFLTRGETLARALRLDRLFGVRELPLSIALPWGLNVGDFFGHIPLPSKIVIQLLPPMTVGDDLDAAYHEITGRMQDTLTGLAAHRRFPVIG
- a CDS encoding GntR family transcriptional regulator, which codes for MIEFRIDRRSGTATYQQIVDQTKHALRLGILRPGDRLPTAKEVVAATAINPNTVLKAYRELEREGLVEGKRGMGTFVSRSLAIPSVVAEGPLRDELTGWVSRARQAGLAREDVEALVKAALDENYKGDM
- a CDS encoding ABC transporter ATP-binding protein gives rise to the protein MTAELEAVDLGKKYRRGWALRDCSFELPEGRIAALVGPNGAGKSTLMRLAVGLIPPTAGHVRVRDTVAFLGQDKPLYKGFTVAEMLRAGASMNAEWDNDYATRLVKEAGVPFDARIRTLSGGQRTRVALAVALGRRPKLILLDEPLSDLDPLARKDVMHALLAEVADTGMTVLLSSHVLADLEGVCDYLVLLAGGRIRLIGDVDDLLSEHRVLIGSKELAVPDVSVVDSRTTQRQTTLLARTTTVADGWDLHEPTLEELTLAYLRSAKEAA